The following are from one region of the Actinoplanes sp. L3-i22 genome:
- a CDS encoding methionine synthase encodes MPDFPWPSGSATGIGSLPGTDITEAQRIVLGELPSLPHLPELPERGPGADLIGRGAGFLVELPVELYVGRWQIAARPGRDQRHTADLLDRDLDQLTEQADGFTGTVKIQAAGPWTLAASLDLPIGGRMLRDPGAVRDLTDSLAEGLRRHVADVRKRIPGGTVLLQLDEPSLPAVMAGQVPTESGLSAYRAVDGPAAATGLRTVIEAVDAPVVLHCCAPDLPWQVVRDSRATAAAFDLSLLKDLDPVGEAIEAGLGLFVGAAPTRPAPGTRPDSKRIAERVQKLWRRLGFPEARLPEQVVITPACGLAGAAPGYVRALLKACHEAGRRISEV; translated from the coding sequence ATGCCTGACTTCCCGTGGCCGTCCGGGTCCGCGACCGGCATCGGCTCGCTGCCCGGCACCGACATCACCGAGGCCCAGCGCATCGTCCTCGGTGAGCTGCCGAGCCTGCCGCACCTTCCCGAGCTGCCGGAACGCGGCCCGGGTGCGGACCTGATCGGCCGCGGCGCGGGCTTCCTGGTCGAGCTGCCGGTGGAGCTCTACGTCGGGCGCTGGCAGATCGCCGCCCGGCCCGGCCGGGACCAGCGGCACACCGCCGACCTGCTGGACCGCGACCTGGACCAGCTCACCGAGCAGGCCGACGGCTTCACCGGCACCGTCAAGATCCAGGCGGCCGGGCCGTGGACCCTGGCGGCCTCGCTCGACCTGCCGATCGGCGGGCGGATGCTGCGCGACCCGGGCGCCGTCCGGGACCTGACCGACTCGCTCGCCGAAGGGCTCCGGCGGCACGTCGCCGACGTGCGGAAACGGATTCCGGGCGGGACCGTGCTGCTGCAGCTCGACGAGCCGTCGCTGCCCGCCGTGATGGCCGGGCAGGTGCCGACCGAGAGCGGGCTCAGTGCGTACCGGGCGGTCGACGGGCCGGCCGCCGCGACCGGGCTGCGGACCGTGATCGAGGCCGTGGACGCCCCGGTGGTGCTGCACTGCTGCGCGCCGGACCTGCCCTGGCAGGTGGTCCGGGACTCCCGGGCGACGGCCGCCGCGTTCGACCTCTCGCTGCTCAAGGACCTCGACCCGGTGGGCGAGGCGATCGAGGCCGGGCTGGGCCTGTTCGTCGGCGCGGCGCCGACCCGGCCGGCGCCCGGCACCCGGCCCGACTCGAAGCGGATCGCCGAGCGGGTCCAGAAGCTCTGGCGGCGGCTCGGCTTCCCGGAGGCCCGGCTGCCCGAGCAGGTGGTGATCACCCCGGCCTGTGGGCTGGCGGGCGCCGCTCCCGGTTACGTCCGTGCGCTGCTCAAGGCATGTCACGAGGCGGGCCGGCGGATCTCCGAGGTGTGA